The Thiorhodovibrio litoralis genome includes a window with the following:
- a CDS encoding hydrogenase expression/formation C-terminal domain-containing protein, producing MDVVNFLSDTEADSASDQATDRIADSTPGQSPIPLAPGPSSGPTASAQPSAPACAVQPERFGSAPAVLHEIRHALARLIETGEPTCIDLAALPFGPSDQEQLLDALGSGEVRASIDALGETRIQETRYSGVWLVDYYNTEGERIGLQIEIATVPRLLQAPPEGLPASLDALAARLATMPSANPASPAVSHPEGNPFSNPSVAGSKHHG from the coding sequence ATGGATGTTGTAAATTTTCTTTCCGATACTGAAGCCGACAGCGCCTCCGATCAGGCAACTGATCGCATAGCTGACTCGACACCTGGTCAGTCGCCGATCCCTTTGGCACCGGGTCCATCCTCCGGACCAACAGCGTCCGCCCAGCCATCCGCGCCGGCTTGCGCAGTTCAGCCGGAGCGCTTCGGCTCAGCACCTGCCGTACTGCATGAAATCCGCCATGCGCTCGCGCGCTTGATCGAGACCGGCGAGCCGACCTGCATCGACCTCGCCGCGCTGCCCTTCGGCCCCAGCGACCAGGAGCAGCTGCTCGATGCGCTAGGTTCCGGCGAGGTCCGCGCGAGCATCGACGCGCTCGGCGAGACGCGGATTCAGGAGACCCGCTATAGCGGCGTCTGGCTGGTCGATTACTACAACACCGAGGGCGAGCGCATCGGCCTGCAGATCGAGATCGCGACGGTGCCGCGTCTGTTGCAAGCCCCGCCCGAGGGGCTGCCGGCTTCCCTTGATGCGCTGGCGGCAAGGCTCGCGACCATGCCTTCGGCCAATCCGGCATCCCCGGCAGTGTCCCATCCCGAGGGCAACCCATTTTCCAACCCGTCCGTAGCAGGGAGTAAACATCATGGCTGA